A genomic region of Runella rosea contains the following coding sequences:
- a CDS encoding MbnP family protein, with translation MKNILLYTTAVSLLILIQSCNSNPDPTERNSLTLTFDHRVGDKALTLGTDTYQNTSGEDFSVTTFNYFISNISLKNADGSTFVYPQDSSYFLVRETFPASKQITLKRIPAGDYTALTFTIGVDSLRNTMDLSRRKGVLDPGDVSHEGDGMYWSWNSGYIFLKIEGNSSKITPDPAGNQKFRYHIGGYGGYNAKTFNNLRTVTLPLGNIPAKVGPNQQPVITIVTDVSKLWDGVQKISLATTPTVMFSDYSTTVANNYAAMFRVSAVKE, from the coding sequence ATGAAAAACATACTGCTGTACACAACAGCCGTCTCTTTGCTGATTCTGATTCAATCCTGCAACTCAAACCCCGACCCCACCGAGCGCAATTCACTCACCTTGACGTTCGACCATCGTGTTGGTGACAAAGCACTTACTTTAGGAACCGACACCTATCAAAACACATCAGGAGAAGACTTTTCGGTGACAACTTTCAATTATTTCATCAGCAATATTTCTCTCAAAAACGCAGACGGCTCTACTTTTGTCTATCCGCAGGATTCGAGTTATTTTTTGGTCAGAGAAACATTTCCTGCCTCCAAACAAATTACCTTGAAGCGTATCCCCGCTGGTGATTATACCGCCCTTACCTTCACGATTGGCGTGGACAGCCTCCGAAACACGATGGACCTCAGCCGTCGAAAAGGAGTCCTTGACCCAGGTGATGTCTCGCACGAGGGAGATGGCATGTATTGGTCATGGAATTCGGGCTATATTTTCCTAAAAATAGAAGGAAATTCTTCTAAAATTACCCCAGACCCAGCTGGCAATCAGAAATTTAGATACCACATTGGAGGGTATGGAGGCTACAACGCCAAAACGTTCAACAACCTCCGAACCGTGACTTTGCCGCTCGGAAACATTCCCGCCAAAGTCGGCCCTAACCAACAGCCCGTTATTACCATCGTTACAGACGTGTCGAAGTTATGGGACGGAGTACAGAAAATCAGTTTGGCTACGACCCCTACGGTTATGTTTTCGGACTATTCTACCACCGTTGCCAATAATTACGCAGCTATGTTTCGGGTTTCGGCGGTCAAAGAATAA
- the ytxJ gene encoding bacillithiol system redox-active protein YtxJ, with translation MNWHPLNDSAQLEEIKKESHHYPVLILKHSTRCSISSATLGRLERSWKNEEVGDLKPYFLDLIAYRPISNQIAEEFEVEHESPQALIIRNGESVYDASHFDISFDDLKAQVAALV, from the coding sequence ATGAATTGGCATCCACTCAATGACAGTGCCCAGTTGGAGGAAATCAAAAAAGAATCCCACCATTATCCCGTTTTGATTTTGAAACACAGCACGCGCTGTTCTATCAGTTCCGCCACGCTCGGGCGGTTGGAGCGCAGTTGGAAGAACGAAGAAGTAGGCGATTTAAAACCTTATTTTTTGGATTTGATTGCGTATCGTCCTATTTCTAATCAAATAGCCGAAGAATTTGAGGTAGAGCACGAGTCGCCGCAGGCACTCATCATCCGCAACGGCGAAAGCGTCTACGACGCCTCCCATTTTGACATTTCGTTTGACGACCTCAAAGCACAGGTCGCGGCTTTGGTCTGA
- a CDS encoding cytochrome-c peroxidase — protein MKKTFIIGLSLGLWGWAACNRTNETPTPTDPDPSTDKIEVPQPSYFPNKVYDLSSNPVTSAGFQLGKSLFYDGILSRNGTIACGTCHQQAAAFTHHGHDLSHGIDDRIGARNAPAIQNLAWTKAFFWDGGVPHLDLFPIAPIENPVEMDEKLPNVLQKLRESKNPNYPELFKKAFGSPDITTERFSKALSQFMLLMVSNNSRYDIYLRGTTNALTTTEKEGLTIFKQKCSSCHSGELFTDQSYRNNGLSTDRNPDQGRFNVTQNPDDRFKFKVPSLRNLGYTAPYMHDGRFTSLEQVLEHYSKNIKQTPTLDGLLQQDGKLGIALTEEEKQKVIAFLKTLSDEQFVQDTRFSDPGFGHSF, from the coding sequence ATGAAAAAAACATTCATCATCGGGTTATCGTTGGGTCTCTGGGGATGGGCCGCGTGTAATCGTACCAACGAAACTCCCACCCCAACCGACCCCGACCCATCCACAGATAAAATAGAGGTTCCTCAACCAAGTTATTTTCCCAACAAAGTGTACGATTTATCTTCCAATCCGGTAACATCCGCTGGATTTCAACTGGGAAAATCCTTGTTCTATGACGGAATTTTGTCGCGCAATGGCACCATCGCTTGCGGCACCTGCCACCAACAAGCCGCCGCTTTTACCCACCACGGGCACGACCTCAGCCACGGCATCGACGACCGAATCGGGGCCCGCAATGCACCTGCCATTCAGAATTTGGCTTGGACCAAAGCGTTTTTTTGGGACGGTGGTGTGCCACATTTAGATTTATTTCCAATCGCACCCATCGAAAATCCGGTTGAAATGGACGAGAAATTACCCAACGTCCTACAAAAACTGCGCGAAAGCAAAAACCCCAATTACCCCGAACTTTTTAAAAAAGCATTTGGTAGCCCCGACATCACCACCGAGCGATTCAGCAAAGCACTCTCACAGTTTATGCTGCTTATGGTTTCCAACAATTCCCGCTATGATATCTACTTACGCGGCACCACCAACGCCCTTACAACCACTGAAAAAGAAGGACTTACAATCTTTAAACAGAAATGTAGCAGTTGCCATTCGGGAGAACTATTTACGGATCAAAGTTACCGCAACAACGGGTTGAGCACCGACCGAAACCCCGACCAAGGGCGTTTTAACGTTACCCAAAACCCCGACGACCGATTTAAATTCAAAGTTCCTAGCCTGCGAAATTTAGGCTATACTGCCCCCTACATGCACGACGGGCGATTTACGTCATTGGAGCAAGTATTAGAACATTATTCAAAAAATATAAAACAAACACCCACCCTCGATGGTTTACTTCAACAGGATGGAAAATTGGGCATAGCACTTACGGAAGAGGAGAAGCAAAAAGTCATTGCCTTTCTGAAAACACTATCCGACGAACAGTTTGTTCAGGATACTCGTTTTTCAGACCCTGGCTTCGGACATTCTTTCTAG
- a CDS encoding PAS domain-containing protein, with protein MYSTSAFANMIRKSYAKSEGDSPLFCWDIVQLYRATSTNTQHDVSTLKTLMATQQWSLDLNFDDLLQNEFTIVVTDTRQTIQWVSSSFQQMTGYSKHEAIGQKPSFLQGANTNPQQLAFLREQLTAGNKTQTEVVNYRKNGEEYLCWIEALPVMNRKGELVNYLAIEKEVKQVG; from the coding sequence ATGTATTCAACGTCTGCTTTTGCCAACATGATACGAAAGTCTTACGCCAAATCGGAGGGTGATTCTCCGCTGTTTTGCTGGGACATTGTTCAGCTGTACCGGGCAACGTCAACCAATACCCAACACGATGTTTCTACGTTGAAAACCCTCATGGCAACGCAACAATGGTCGTTGGACCTCAACTTTGATGATTTGTTACAAAATGAATTCACCATCGTTGTGACCGATACGCGTCAAACAATTCAATGGGTAAGCTCGTCGTTCCAGCAAATGACTGGGTATAGCAAGCACGAAGCCATTGGCCAAAAACCCAGTTTTTTGCAGGGTGCAAATACCAACCCACAGCAACTTGCGTTTTTGAGAGAGCAACTTACGGCTGGTAACAAAACCCAGACCGAAGTGGTGAACTATCGTAAAAACGGTGAGGAATACTTGTGTTGGATTGAGGCCTTGCCAGTCATGAATCGCAAAGGCGAATTAGTCAACTATTTGGCCATCGAAAAAGAAGTAAAACAAGTTGGATAA
- a CDS encoding energy transducer TonB yields MKHQKWYLLTLLFFSLSGWAQQTEKEMVFVLVEEPPQFMGGQDSLMRFIKYHLKYPAAAREAKIKGVVHLRFIIEADGRITNAEITRGLGYGCDEEALRVFNEFPKWKPGRQSGKNLRVQYFLPIRFAVE; encoded by the coding sequence ATGAAACATCAAAAATGGTATCTATTAACGCTCCTGTTTTTTTCTTTGTCAGGGTGGGCACAGCAAACTGAAAAAGAAATGGTTTTTGTACTTGTGGAAGAACCACCGCAATTTATGGGTGGTCAAGATTCCTTGATGAGGTTTATAAAGTACCATTTAAAATATCCTGCTGCGGCGCGTGAAGCAAAAATTAAGGGAGTGGTTCATCTGAGATTTATAATAGAGGCAGATGGTCGTATCACTAACGCAGAAATCACACGCGGTCTTGGATACGGATGTGATGAAGAAGCATTAAGAGTTTTTAATGAATTTCCGAAATGGAAACCGGGTCGTCAAAGTGGAAAAAACTTACGAGTTCAGTATTTTTTACCTATTCGTTTCGCAGTTGAATAA
- the uvrC gene encoding excinuclease ABC subunit UvrC: MSVFEAKAELAKIPTEPGVYRYFSEEEEIIYVGKAKNLKNRVSSYFVKNHPDRKTRRLVSQIRRIEYTIVHTEFDALLLENQLIKRYQPRFNILLRDDKTYPFIKVFNEPFPRVETSRRLDKKTGTFYGPFANARSMYNLLDMFRELYTLRTCNLNLTPENIEAGKFKVCMEYHLKRCKGPCEGRQSLEDYDREVASIHQILKGQLSIPQNYFKENMIAAAEKMEFEKAHEWKMKLETLQSFQSKSTVINPKIGNVDVVAIASDEDAAYVNYLKIVNGYIMAAQTLEVKKKLDEPDDEILALVLFEMRTTYESDAKEIISNIDITTDFKAEITIPKIGDKRSLLEMALKNVHFFRKEKAERQMIESSATTNRRDRVLIKLKADLQLKSLPRHIECFDNSNIQGTNPVAAMVCFKEGRPSKKDYRHFSIKTVIGPNDFASMHEVVTRRYTRLLEEQAELPDLIVVDGGKGQLSAACDALKALKLYGKIPIVGIAKRLEEIYFPEDTLPLYIDKKSESLRLIQQIRDEAHRFAITYHRDKRSRSAFVSELENIEGIGKKTAANLLKEFRGVKAIREADVERIAQFVGKDKAQKIKEYFAAIEQ; encoded by the coding sequence ATGTCCGTTTTTGAAGCCAAAGCAGAGTTAGCTAAAATCCCGACTGAGCCGGGAGTATACCGTTATTTTAGCGAAGAAGAGGAGATTATTTACGTTGGGAAAGCCAAAAATCTCAAAAATCGCGTCAGTAGTTATTTTGTCAAAAACCACCCCGACCGCAAAACGAGGCGTTTGGTGAGCCAGATTCGGCGAATTGAATACACCATTGTCCACACAGAATTTGACGCGCTGTTGCTCGAAAACCAACTCATCAAGCGCTATCAGCCGCGTTTCAACATCTTGCTCCGCGACGATAAAACGTACCCTTTTATCAAGGTATTCAATGAGCCGTTTCCTCGGGTTGAGACTTCTCGACGGCTCGATAAAAAAACGGGGACTTTTTATGGGCCGTTTGCCAATGCGCGCTCCATGTACAACCTGCTCGATATGTTTCGGGAGTTGTATACGCTCCGTACCTGTAACCTCAATCTGACCCCCGAAAACATCGAGGCGGGTAAGTTTAAAGTCTGCATGGAATACCACCTTAAGCGCTGTAAAGGGCCGTGTGAGGGCCGACAGTCGCTGGAAGATTATGACCGCGAAGTGGCCTCAATTCACCAGATTTTGAAGGGGCAACTGAGCATTCCGCAAAACTATTTTAAAGAAAATATGATTGCGGCGGCCGAGAAAATGGAATTTGAAAAGGCCCATGAATGGAAAATGAAGCTTGAAACGCTGCAAAGTTTCCAATCTAAATCAACGGTTATCAACCCTAAAATCGGGAATGTGGATGTGGTGGCGATTGCGTCCGACGAAGACGCGGCCTACGTGAATTACCTTAAAATCGTGAACGGGTATATTATGGCTGCCCAGACGCTCGAAGTGAAGAAAAAACTTGACGAGCCCGACGATGAAATTCTGGCGTTGGTGCTGTTTGAAATGCGCACCACGTACGAAAGCGACGCCAAAGAAATCATTTCTAACATTGACATTACCACCGATTTTAAAGCTGAAATCACTATTCCGAAGATTGGTGATAAACGTAGCTTGCTGGAAATGGCGCTTAAAAACGTGCACTTTTTCCGAAAAGAAAAAGCGGAGCGGCAGATGATTGAATCCAGCGCCACCACCAACCGCCGCGACCGGGTGTTGATTAAGCTCAAAGCCGACCTTCAACTCAAAAGCCTGCCGCGCCATATTGAGTGTTTTGACAACTCCAACATTCAGGGTACCAACCCCGTAGCGGCGATGGTTTGTTTTAAAGAAGGCCGCCCGTCGAAGAAAGACTACCGACATTTCAGTATTAAAACCGTGATTGGACCCAACGACTTTGCGAGTATGCACGAGGTGGTGACGCGCCGTTACACGCGTCTGCTCGAAGAACAAGCCGAACTCCCTGATTTGATAGTAGTTGATGGTGGAAAAGGCCAACTCAGCGCGGCTTGCGATGCGCTCAAGGCGTTGAAACTTTACGGCAAAATCCCCATTGTGGGCATTGCCAAACGGTTGGAAGAAATCTATTTTCCGGAAGATACGCTGCCGTTGTACATCGATAAAAAATCAGAGTCATTGCGCCTTATTCAACAGATTCGCGACGAAGCACACCGTTTTGCTATCACATATCACCGCGATAAGCGGAGCCGCAGTGCGTTTGTAAGTGAGCTGGAAAATATCGAAGGGATCGGGAAGAAAACGGCTGCTAATTTGCTCAAAGAATTTCGAGGTGTAAAGGCTATTCGTGAGGCAGACGTTGAGCGAATCGCGCAGTTTGTGGGGAAAGACAAGGCCCAAAAAATCAAGGAATATTTCGCAGCAATTGAACAGTAG
- a CDS encoding energy transducer TonB — MSNYKHPFPALAESSEAMTLDDIVFMNRHRAYGAYDLRKSYPKVLRNAVLLGIGLFLLLFIGPILYGSLAPQETEYSMSEFEVMDIKPVPKEEKPLPELEKPKELPKQTSVRYRMLEVLKDPPHEELPPPVEDLAKANPGQETIEGTGPEEVAIIAPPEDLPVSENTKPAEVEAKAPEIFEKVEIDPQFAGGNEGLRTFLMKNLHYPSPAQRSNIQGRVYLTFTVEPDGSLSNINVIRGIGFGCDEEAIRVMKLMPKWKPGKQSGRAVRVKFTMPIVFALE; from the coding sequence ATGAGTAATTATAAACACCCCTTCCCAGCTTTGGCTGAGAGTAGCGAAGCTATGACGTTGGACGACATCGTTTTTATGAATCGTCACCGTGCTTACGGCGCGTATGATCTCCGAAAATCTTATCCTAAAGTGCTTCGAAATGCCGTTTTGCTGGGCATTGGCCTGTTTCTGTTGCTGTTTATTGGGCCAATACTCTACGGAAGTCTGGCCCCTCAGGAGACTGAATATTCCATGAGTGAATTCGAAGTTATGGACATAAAACCTGTTCCGAAAGAAGAAAAGCCGCTTCCTGAATTGGAGAAACCCAAAGAACTCCCGAAGCAGACCTCCGTGCGTTATCGAATGTTGGAAGTGCTCAAAGACCCTCCGCATGAAGAGCTGCCGCCTCCCGTTGAAGACTTGGCGAAAGCCAACCCGGGTCAGGAAACCATTGAAGGAACGGGCCCGGAGGAAGTAGCCATCATAGCGCCTCCCGAAGATTTGCCAGTTTCTGAAAATACAAAACCTGCCGAGGTGGAAGCCAAAGCACCTGAAATATTTGAAAAAGTAGAAATTGACCCGCAATTCGCAGGTGGTAATGAGGGCTTACGGACCTTTTTAATGAAAAACCTGCATTATCCGAGCCCCGCGCAACGAAGCAACATCCAAGGGCGGGTGTACCTGACGTTTACGGTAGAGCCAGACGGCTCGTTGTCCAATATCAACGTGATTCGGGGTATTGGTTTTGGGTGCGACGAAGAAGCGATTCGCGTGATGAAATTGATGCCCAAATGGAAACCGGGCAAGCAATCTGGACGGGCCGTACGAGTAAAATTTACGATGCCGATTGTATTTGCACTGGAGTAA
- a CDS encoding DUF4262 domain-containing protein: MTKAEQKVLDDIEKYGYHIINVANTGDEKDIEFSYSIGLFTTFHKPEVLVLGLSIDIRNILIENVAYAYEQGTEFRIGEFSGEIINNYNCLIIDVEKHLYKEYVGWAMWYNHYKDFPIIQIIYPLKSGLFPWQSEFPEELKYPILNINYANGCNDWA, encoded by the coding sequence ATGACTAAAGCAGAACAAAAGGTATTGGATGATATTGAAAAATACGGGTATCATATTATCAATGTTGCTAATACTGGAGATGAAAAGGACATTGAATTTTCGTATTCAATAGGACTTTTTACGACTTTTCATAAGCCTGAAGTTTTAGTTTTGGGTTTATCCATAGATATAAGAAATATCCTAATTGAAAATGTAGCTTATGCTTATGAGCAGGGAACAGAATTTCGAATAGGTGAGTTTAGTGGAGAAATAATCAATAATTATAACTGCTTAATTATTGATGTTGAAAAACATTTATACAAAGAATATGTAGGTTGGGCAATGTGGTATAACCACTACAAAGACTTTCCCATCATTCAAATTATCTACCCTCTTAAAAGCGGTCTTTTTCCATGGCAATCGGAGTTTCCCGAAGAATTGAAGTATCCAATTCTGAATATCAACTATGCCAATGGCTGCAATGATTGGGCCTAG
- a CDS encoding cysteine-rich CWC family protein: protein MDNLSTQPLHSCPRCHQSFECTPYSATGCVCFQFKIPPQVADFIKANFDSCLCPACLTELIEAATPN, encoded by the coding sequence TTGGATAACCTTTCAACCCAACCCCTTCACTCCTGCCCCCGTTGCCACCAGTCGTTTGAATGTACGCCCTATTCAGCGACGGGCTGCGTATGTTTTCAGTTTAAGATTCCCCCTCAGGTTGCGGATTTTATAAAAGCGAATTTCGACAGTTGCCTATGTCCAGCGTGCCTTACGGAATTGATTGAAGCGGCCACCCCGAATTAA
- a CDS encoding 3-deoxy-D-manno-octulosonic acid transferase: protein MFAFIYTLGIYLAQGIAKLAALFHAKTRLWVKGQEQTWTLIGGHKLKAGGQKSEVGGRKTENGERRTEKGGQKSEVRSRKSEEGERGMENGERTITNHQSPTARRTVTNHKSTIWFHAASLGEFEQGRPVIEACRKQYPTAKIVLTFFSPSGYENKKDYDQADIVCYLPADTPANVSRFLDAVQPDMALFIKYEFWPNYLFALKKRNIPAILFSAIFRPNQLFFKGYGGFYRNVLFCLDHVLVQNHESESLLKSIDYEQVTLAGDTRLDRVVQIAKQAKTFPLIEQFKSNTPLLIVGSAWPDDLEVIFSFLNNFNQPLKVIIAPHEIKAEQIKSWQEKVTTKSLIYSQLLEQGENEGRQMDERKTENVNFSQGALGSSSLLFLDTVGMLSSIYRYADFVFVGGGYRDGLHNTMEPAVFGMPIFFGQPYYQKFQEALDLLQLGGAQTVANADEFIKAFTEVYENEVLKKQKSDICREYVQKNAGATEKVMAVVANKFVMR, encoded by the coding sequence TTGTTCGCTTTCATCTATACCCTTGGAATTTATCTTGCGCAGGGCATTGCCAAATTAGCCGCCCTTTTTCACGCCAAAACCCGCCTGTGGGTCAAAGGGCAGGAACAGACGTGGACGTTAATTGGAGGTCACAAGCTAAAAGCTGGAGGTCAGAAGTCAGAGGTAGGAGGTAGGAAAACGGAGAATGGAGAACGGAGAACGGAGAAAGGAGGTCAGAAGTCAGAAGTTAGAAGTAGGAAATCGGAGGAAGGAGAACGGGGAATGGAGAACGGAGAACGGACAATCACCAATCACCAATCACCAACCGCGCGGCGGACCGTCACAAATCACAAATCCACCATTTGGTTTCATGCGGCTTCTTTGGGTGAGTTTGAACAGGGGCGGCCCGTGATTGAGGCGTGTCGAAAGCAATATCCCACCGCCAAAATCGTCTTGACATTTTTTTCGCCGTCGGGCTATGAAAACAAAAAAGACTACGACCAAGCGGACATTGTTTGCTACTTACCCGCCGATACTCCCGCCAATGTATCCCGTTTTCTGGATGCCGTTCAGCCCGATATGGCGCTTTTTATCAAGTACGAATTTTGGCCGAATTATCTTTTTGCACTCAAAAAGCGTAACATTCCAGCTATCTTGTTTTCGGCCATTTTTCGGCCCAATCAATTGTTTTTTAAAGGATACGGCGGTTTTTACCGAAATGTGCTTTTTTGTTTAGACCATGTTTTAGTTCAGAATCATGAATCTGAGTCTTTGCTTAAATCAATTGATTATGAGCAGGTTACGCTTGCAGGCGATACACGTTTGGACCGAGTAGTACAAATTGCCAAACAAGCCAAAACCTTTCCGCTGATTGAACAATTCAAATCCAACACGCCGCTGCTCATCGTCGGCTCCGCGTGGCCCGATGACTTAGAAGTGATTTTTTCATTCCTGAATAACTTTAACCAACCTCTCAAGGTAATTATAGCCCCGCATGAAATCAAAGCCGAACAGATTAAAAGTTGGCAAGAGAAAGTGACAACTAAATCGCTTATTTACAGTCAGTTGCTGGAACAAGGTGAAAATGAAGGACGGCAAATGGATGAAAGGAAAACGGAGAACGTAAATTTCTCACAAGGCGCTTTGGGTTCTTCTTCGCTGCTTTTTCTCGATACCGTGGGTATGCTTTCTTCTATTTACCGCTACGCTGATTTTGTGTTTGTGGGCGGCGGCTACCGCGATGGATTGCACAATACGATGGAGCCGGCGGTGTTTGGTATGCCAATTTTCTTCGGACAGCCTTACTATCAGAAGTTTCAGGAAGCACTGGATTTACTCCAACTTGGCGGCGCGCAGACCGTAGCCAATGCCGATGAGTTTATCAAAGCCTTTACAGAAGTGTATGAGAATGAGGTCTTAAAAAAGCAAAAGTCCGATATTTGCCGCGAATACGTGCAGAAAAATGCAGGTGCTACGGAGAAAGTAATGGCGGTAGTAGCCAATAAATTTGTTATGCGGTAA
- a CDS encoding monooxygenase — MKTFNAYYATLLTAITTALWVGSCQTKEADVLEEGSFKLIQTQIFDKSCATSGCHASEQDASFRQHGLVLTADVSYTNLINKFAKNTAANADSMRLVTPGNVAKSFLYTKINCSAASLLAGKQYGNPMPLGANGLSVGEIEFIRKWIESGAARSGGSVDASLITNSVPLCGSSFGSTFTALAPPKPSEGLQLHLEPFEVANTYEREIFVRKPVNNASELYINRVQTRMRPGSHHFILYNFKNTNNLPTEGQVRDLRNSDGTNNLLTFLSMQNHVFWAGTQTQEHDYQFPEGVALRIPANYSFDFNSHYVNKTAGKIPGEVYVNLYKLEKEKVKIVANSLNLGHESFSLPAGQRTVVTKSFIFSKPTKVLMLTSHTHKLGEKYVIKIVGGPRNGEIVYESTDWEHPLIKTFVQPLEFNKGEGLMSEVTFNNTTTKTVKFGLTSEDEMDIIFGYYYEQ; from the coding sequence ATGAAGACCTTCAACGCTTACTATGCCACATTATTGACTGCCATCACAACGGCGCTATGGGTAGGTTCCTGCCAAACCAAAGAGGCCGATGTGCTTGAAGAAGGTTCTTTTAAACTCATTCAGACGCAGATTTTTGACAAATCTTGCGCCACTTCGGGCTGCCACGCTTCAGAGCAAGACGCCTCCTTTCGTCAACACGGGCTGGTGTTAACCGCCGATGTTTCTTATACCAATCTGATTAATAAATTTGCAAAAAACACCGCTGCCAACGCTGATTCTATGCGTTTGGTCACGCCTGGCAACGTCGCCAAGAGCTTTCTTTACACCAAAATCAATTGCAGCGCCGCGTCGCTTTTGGCAGGAAAACAGTACGGAAACCCCATGCCTCTGGGAGCCAACGGGCTTTCGGTTGGTGAAATAGAATTTATTCGTAAATGGATTGAATCAGGAGCGGCGCGTTCGGGTGGCTCAGTCGATGCCTCTTTGATTACCAATTCAGTCCCGTTGTGCGGCTCTAGCTTCGGAAGTACCTTTACGGCCCTTGCTCCGCCCAAGCCAAGCGAAGGCCTACAATTACATTTGGAACCATTTGAAGTAGCCAATACGTACGAGCGTGAGATTTTTGTGCGTAAACCCGTCAATAATGCGTCCGAACTATACATCAATCGCGTTCAAACACGCATGAGACCTGGCAGCCATCATTTTATTCTATATAACTTTAAGAATACCAACAACTTACCCACTGAGGGGCAAGTTCGTGACCTCCGCAATTCCGATGGAACCAACAATCTGCTTACTTTTTTAAGTATGCAAAATCACGTTTTCTGGGCAGGTACGCAAACACAGGAGCATGATTACCAATTTCCCGAGGGCGTAGCACTCCGTATTCCCGCCAATTATTCGTTTGACTTTAACTCTCATTATGTCAATAAAACAGCGGGAAAAATCCCTGGTGAAGTATATGTAAATCTCTATAAACTGGAGAAGGAAAAAGTGAAAATTGTGGCCAATTCGCTCAATTTAGGCCACGAAAGCTTTAGCCTTCCTGCTGGACAGCGCACAGTAGTGACCAAGAGCTTTATCTTTTCAAAACCCACCAAAGTGCTGATGCTAACTTCTCATACGCACAAATTGGGCGAGAAATACGTCATCAAAATTGTGGGTGGTCCCCGCAACGGAGAGATTGTCTACGAAAGTACCGACTGGGAACACCCCCTTATCAAAACATTTGTGCAACCACTCGAATTTAACAAAGGAGAGGGCCTGATGTCGGAAGTCACCTTCAATAACACCACCACCAAAACGGTCAAATTCGGTCTTACCAGCGAAGACGAAATGGACATTATCTTCGGATATTATTACGAACAGTAA
- a CDS encoding PadR family transcriptional regulator, giving the protein MEATSNEFLRGTLKTIVLKLLAEQGRMYGYEITQSVKERTNGEITLTFGALYPVLHKLEQEGFLLTESEEVDGRLRKYYTLTPSGSATAIQKVSEFERFVEAMQILLQPQQGLSIG; this is encoded by the coding sequence ATGGAAGCAACAAGTAACGAATTTTTACGGGGAACTCTCAAGACAATTGTGTTAAAATTGTTGGCCGAGCAGGGACGTATGTACGGCTACGAAATTACCCAGTCAGTAAAGGAGCGAACCAACGGCGAAATCACTCTGACCTTCGGAGCATTGTATCCGGTATTACACAAATTGGAGCAGGAAGGTTTTTTGCTAACCGAATCAGAGGAAGTAGATGGGCGGTTGCGCAAGTACTACACCCTTACACCGAGTGGGAGCGCAACTGCCATCCAAAAAGTCTCTGAATTTGAGCGTTTTGTGGAAGCAATGCAAATCCTGCTTCAACCCCAACAAGGACTGTCAATAGGTTAA